A segment of the Panacibacter ginsenosidivorans genome:
TCCGTATACCATGCTGTTACATCGCTGCCCATGGATGTTTTTACAGTTGCTTTTTTGCAGGTATGCCCAAGAATGACTTTTGTTTCATCAGATAATTTCCATGGTTGTGCTTTTACCGTATCATCAATTATAAAATCTTTGTCCCCTAATGATGTTTGTTCAAAGAATTGTTGTGTAGAAAAATTTTTATATAATATGCCGCCATCACCTGGCCCTCCGATGCGTATCATAATCCTGCCACCATTGCCATCATCAAAAGGATCAGGAGCTTCATCTTCTGCTATGGCCTTGTAGACAGAAATATTTTCTTTAAAAAATAATTGCTGTTTGTCTGTTCTGAATTGCGGCACCATTGCCTTCATTTGTTCATCCTGCATGCGCCGGTGCAGATCTGCCTTTCGCTCATAAATAATTGTACCTTCTTTTATCTGCGCATTGGCCATTGCGGCGCAAAACAACATGAATGCTGTTACTGCATATCTTTTCATAACCTTTGTTTTTGTAATATCAAAACTAAAGGCAATGCCTGTTAATCAATCTTGCTATAAGGTTAATTAAGGTTAATGCATCAACGGCT
Coding sequences within it:
- a CDS encoding GLPGLI family protein, coding for MKRYAVTAFMLFCAAMANAQIKEGTIIYERKADLHRRMQDEQMKAMVPQFRTDKQQLFFKENISVYKAIAEDEAPDPFDDGNGGRIMIRIGGPGDGGILYKNFSTQQFFEQTSLGDKDFIIDDTVKAQPWKLSDETKVILGHTCKKATVKTSMGSDVTAWYTDDIPLPIGPENFNGLPGAILMMDVNNAEIVFTAVEIKNVADAKELKVPSSGKHISRADFQKKMDELFGPPTPDGRRIITREN